The Spirosoma foliorum genome has a window encoding:
- a CDS encoding AsmA family protein: MKRTLKSVATGLKRLSLGIGAIILLVGLTIGGLPYLFPGFITEKLNEWTASHLKGKLVFSDATLSFFARFPNLTLTLHDVTLNGSAPFERDTLIAAREISLGVDLSSLLEKRIEIDKVFLADGRINVQVDKEGRANYNVYAASTDSVAAPKDTSSTALTIEKIQIERTNILYNDLSIPILVRAKGVFYEGKGDLSKDIFDLYTHTHIDSVDLYYDNQPYALGKQVNADLITQVNTTSLAFVFAKNDLKINKLPVQFKGKFAFLRDGYTMDFKANSVETDLHNIITALPPDLVRWAAKTDINGFGAFGVSLAGEYSAVNKTKPELQLNVALRDGSIAYEKAPDPVRNLRLDLAVKLPNLNPEELDLAMDSLYFTINKDFFSSRLRVKGFSKPNVHALVSTDLDLEKWDKAFGIPLIDVKGRYRLNLQADGDYIVTQKRISAHKVEQTISSIPRFTLTSSLENGYFKYDSLPQPIRDVRFNLDASCPDQDYQHTQVALRNLQIKALQNVIRGFVQVSNPRQLAVTGRLDAILRLDELKSFYPLNDSLQLAGKLTIEAETEGKYVPEKRQFPITKAIIQLTDGTVQTKYYPHPIERIHVNANILSTSPSLNTLKVGFSPISFSFEGQPFKVQADLKNFDNLTYAITSQGTVDVGKLYQVVAQQGYDVKGKIKTDFSLRGNQSDATAGRYDQLFNKGTVQVNDLLLSSDMFPLPFLIKTGLFRFDQDKVWFDKLWATYGSSTVDMNGYLTNVIDYLTKPLSPLRGSFTLNSNSINVDEFMAFASKPTPSGKVSSSSSGVVVVPPNLAVEVKATAKRVSYNGLALQDAHGQMTIDSGRIKLQQTGFTVIGTPVTMDATYQSISPKRAAFDYHINAIDFDIKRAYREITLFRTLATSAAKAEGLVSLDYQLGGKLDANMDPILPSLMGGGVLSVRKVKMNGFRLFGAVSKKTGHDISNPDISEVSIKTTIAKNTMTLARTKLRIAGFRPRLEGKVGLDGKLNLNFRLGLPPLGILGVPMTITGTQTNPKVKLGKNKEDKDESEQ, from the coding sequence ATGAAACGTACGTTAAAATCTGTTGCAACAGGGCTTAAACGATTGAGCCTTGGCATAGGCGCTATTATTCTGCTAGTCGGCCTGACGATTGGCGGTTTGCCTTACTTGTTTCCCGGCTTTATTACGGAAAAGCTGAACGAGTGGACAGCCAGTCACCTGAAAGGGAAACTGGTATTTTCAGACGCGACACTCTCATTTTTTGCGCGCTTCCCCAACCTGACATTGACCCTGCACGACGTTACGCTCAACGGCTCGGCTCCGTTTGAACGGGATACGCTCATCGCAGCCCGGGAAATCAGTTTGGGCGTCGATCTATCCAGCCTGCTTGAAAAGCGAATTGAAATCGACAAGGTGTTTCTGGCCGACGGGCGAATCAATGTTCAGGTAGATAAGGAGGGACGCGCCAACTACAATGTCTATGCAGCCTCTACCGATTCGGTGGCGGCTCCAAAAGATACCAGCAGCACTGCACTGACTATCGAAAAAATACAGATCGAGCGGACCAATATTCTCTATAACGATTTGTCGATCCCGATTCTGGTTCGGGCGAAGGGCGTGTTCTATGAAGGCAAAGGTGATTTGAGTAAAGACATCTTTGACCTCTACACGCACACCCACATCGACTCGGTTGATCTTTATTACGATAATCAGCCCTATGCGCTTGGGAAACAGGTCAATGCCGATTTAATTACCCAGGTAAATACAACTTCGCTGGCGTTTGTGTTTGCCAAAAACGATCTGAAAATCAATAAGCTGCCTGTTCAATTTAAGGGCAAATTTGCCTTCCTGCGCGACGGTTATACAATGGATTTCAAAGCGAACTCTGTTGAAACAGACCTCCACAATATCATTACGGCCCTGCCGCCCGATCTGGTACGCTGGGCTGCTAAAACGGATATTAATGGTTTCGGAGCATTCGGCGTGTCGCTGGCGGGTGAATATAGCGCGGTCAATAAAACCAAGCCGGAACTGCAACTCAATGTTGCCCTGCGCGATGGGTCAATTGCCTACGAAAAAGCACCCGACCCCGTTCGAAACCTGCGTCTTGATTTGGCGGTCAAACTTCCCAATCTGAATCCCGAAGAGCTGGACCTGGCGATGGATTCGCTCTATTTTACGATCAATAAGGACTTTTTTAGCTCACGGCTGCGGGTAAAAGGATTCAGCAAACCGAACGTTCACGCGCTGGTTAGTACAGACCTTGATCTGGAAAAATGGGACAAAGCATTTGGTATTCCGTTGATTGATGTAAAAGGTCGGTATCGCCTGAATCTTCAGGCCGACGGTGATTATATTGTTACGCAGAAACGTATCAGTGCGCACAAAGTGGAGCAGACTATTTCCAGCATTCCGCGATTTACACTAACGTCCTCATTAGAAAATGGCTATTTTAAATACGACTCACTACCACAGCCGATCAGGGATGTCCGGTTTAATCTCGACGCTTCCTGCCCCGATCAGGATTATCAGCACACACAAGTTGCGTTGCGAAATCTCCAGATCAAAGCCCTGCAAAATGTGATTCGTGGATTTGTTCAGGTGAGTAACCCCAGGCAACTAGCCGTGACCGGACGATTGGATGCTATTCTACGCCTGGACGAACTGAAATCGTTTTATCCGCTCAATGATAGCCTGCAATTGGCTGGTAAACTTACCATTGAGGCCGAGACAGAAGGGAAATATGTACCCGAAAAACGCCAGTTCCCGATCACCAAAGCCATTATTCAGCTGACCGACGGCACTGTTCAGACGAAGTACTACCCGCATCCTATTGAACGCATTCATGTCAACGCCAACATTCTCAGTACATCTCCATCACTGAACACGCTCAAGGTTGGCTTTAGCCCTATTTCGTTCTCGTTTGAGGGACAGCCATTTAAGGTGCAGGCCGATCTGAAAAATTTCGATAACCTGACCTATGCCATTACCTCACAAGGCACGGTCGATGTGGGTAAACTTTACCAGGTTGTGGCACAACAGGGTTACGATGTAAAGGGCAAGATAAAAACGGACTTCTCGCTTCGTGGTAATCAGAGCGATGCCACGGCTGGCCGATATGATCAGCTTTTCAATAAAGGAACCGTGCAGGTGAATGATCTACTACTGTCGTCGGATATGTTCCCATTACCTTTTCTGATCAAAACGGGCCTGTTTCGATTCGATCAGGACAAAGTTTGGTTCGATAAGCTTTGGGCTACCTATGGCTCGTCTACAGTAGATATGAACGGCTACCTGACAAATGTTATCGACTACCTGACCAAGCCACTGTCGCCCCTTCGTGGCAGCTTCACCCTGAACAGCAACTCGATCAATGTTGACGAATTTATGGCCTTTGCCAGTAAACCGACGCCATCGGGTAAAGTCTCCTCGTCGTCATCGGGGGTGGTTGTTGTGCCACCCAATCTGGCAGTTGAGGTGAAAGCAACGGCTAAACGCGTGAGTTATAACGGTCTGGCCTTGCAGGATGCACATGGCCAGATGACCATCGATAGTGGTCGAATTAAATTGCAGCAAACTGGCTTTACGGTGATCGGTACACCTGTTACGATGGATGCTACCTACCAGAGTATATCCCCCAAACGAGCTGCTTTCGATTACCACATCAATGCCATTGATTTTGACATCAAACGGGCCTATCGTGAGATTACGCTGTTTAGAACGTTAGCGACATCCGCGGCCAAGGCCGAAGGACTTGTTTCGCTGGACTACCAACTGGGCGGTAAACTGGACGCCAATATGGACCCGATTCTTCCGTCGTTGATGGGTGGTGGTGTATTATCGGTTCGTAAAGTCAAAATGAACGGATTCCGCTTGTTTGGAGCTGTGAGCAAGAAAACGGGGCACGATATCAGCAATCCTGATATTTCGGAAGTGTCCATTAAGACCACGATCGCCAAAAATACGATGACGCTGGCCCGCACCAAACTGCGTATAGCTGGTTTCCGCCCCCGATTAGAAGGTAAAGTTGGCTTAGATGGGAAGCTAAACCTGAACTTTCGATTGGGCCTGCCACCCCTGGGCATTCTGGGTGTCCCGATGACCATTACCGGCACGCAAACCAATCCGAAGGTCAAACTAGGAAAGAATAAAGAAGATAAAGACGAATCGGAGCAGTGA
- a CDS encoding CocE/NonD family hydrolase gives MKTLVALILLLPALAVAQSTPPANPYPYTPVQDTAYVRENYLKSEFMVSMRDGTKLFTQVYAPKDQSVKHPIMMQRTPYSCQPYGVALFRRRLGPNPFMLRENYIVVYQDVRGRWASEGKFVEMTPHVDNKKGNADHDEASDTYDTIDWLLKNIPNHNGNVGQWGISYPGFFTSAGSVSGHPALKASSPQAPMADLWRDDAFHNGAFQIAANFGFYTGFQEQTAPTKERPKRLFSIDDPDGYHFYLNMGPTANSESQYYKGRNVYYHENFEHPDYDEHWKKRNILPHLKGIKHAVMVVGGWYDEQDLYGTFNTYKAIEKQNPGIQSIFVVGPWVHGGWAGPSGQTLADVDFGSKTSPYYQENIEAKFFKHYLFNETTPLTLPEATLFETGTNRWRSFDTYPPKGTVEKQLHLGGSGKLSFSPVTTGAAFSEFPSDPAHPVPFSSKINDGFSAEYMVDDQRFASARPDVLTFQTDALTEDVTLAGPILAQLTVSTTGTDADWMVKVIDVYPPDAPENPQHKDVVYGNYQQLIRSEIIRGRYRNNVSKPEAFKPNQPTQVAVELQDVLHTFKKGHRLMVQVQSSCFPLADRNPQTFVPVFSAKESDYQKATHRVYHGKSGASFLKVGVLTNP, from the coding sequence GTGAAAACACTAGTCGCTCTTATTCTGCTGTTGCCCGCGCTCGCTGTCGCCCAGTCGACTCCACCCGCCAACCCCTACCCATATACCCCCGTACAAGACACGGCTTATGTGCGCGAGAATTACCTGAAATCTGAATTTATGGTGTCCATGCGCGACGGCACCAAGCTCTTTACGCAGGTCTATGCGCCCAAAGACCAATCGGTGAAGCATCCGATAATGATGCAACGAACGCCTTACAGCTGCCAACCCTATGGCGTTGCCCTGTTTCGTCGACGTTTAGGGCCTAATCCATTTATGTTGCGCGAGAATTACATTGTTGTTTATCAAGATGTTCGTGGACGATGGGCGTCCGAAGGCAAGTTTGTTGAAATGACGCCCCATGTTGATAACAAGAAAGGAAATGCCGATCACGACGAAGCTTCCGATACCTACGATACCATCGATTGGCTACTGAAAAATATTCCCAACCATAACGGCAATGTGGGCCAATGGGGCATCAGTTACCCCGGTTTCTTCACCTCAGCAGGATCAGTGTCGGGCCACCCTGCTCTGAAAGCGTCGTCGCCCCAGGCACCGATGGCCGACCTCTGGCGCGATGATGCGTTTCATAACGGGGCCTTTCAAATTGCCGCGAACTTTGGTTTTTACACCGGTTTTCAGGAGCAAACAGCACCAACGAAAGAACGCCCTAAACGTTTATTTTCTATTGACGATCCCGATGGCTATCATTTTTACCTGAACATGGGGCCAACGGCCAATTCGGAAAGTCAATACTACAAAGGTCGGAACGTGTACTACCACGAAAATTTCGAACATCCTGACTATGATGAGCACTGGAAAAAGCGCAATATTCTGCCGCACCTGAAGGGTATCAAACACGCTGTCATGGTTGTTGGTGGCTGGTACGATGAGCAGGATTTGTACGGCACCTTCAACACCTACAAGGCCATTGAAAAGCAGAATCCAGGTATTCAGAGCATTTTTGTGGTAGGTCCTTGGGTACACGGTGGATGGGCGGGTCCATCAGGTCAAACACTGGCCGATGTCGATTTTGGCTCCAAGACATCGCCTTATTATCAGGAGAATATCGAAGCTAAATTTTTCAAGCACTATCTCTTCAACGAAACCACCCCGTTGACCTTACCCGAAGCCACCCTCTTCGAAACGGGCACCAATCGCTGGCGGAGTTTCGATACGTATCCCCCGAAGGGAACCGTGGAGAAACAGCTGCATTTAGGGGGTAGCGGAAAACTCAGTTTTTCGCCCGTAACCACGGGTGCGGCATTCTCTGAATTTCCTTCCGACCCAGCGCATCCGGTTCCGTTTTCCAGCAAAATCAACGATGGTTTTTCGGCGGAGTACATGGTCGACGATCAGCGATTTGCCTCCGCTCGTCCAGATGTATTGACGTTTCAAACCGACGCTCTTACGGAAGATGTAACGCTGGCTGGGCCTATTCTGGCTCAACTCACGGTATCGACCACCGGTACCGATGCCGACTGGATGGTGAAAGTGATTGATGTCTATCCGCCAGATGCACCAGAAAATCCTCAGCATAAAGACGTTGTGTATGGTAATTACCAGCAACTGATTCGGAGCGAGATTATTCGGGGGCGTTACCGGAACAACGTCAGCAAACCCGAAGCCTTCAAACCCAATCAGCCAACGCAGGTGGCCGTCGAGTTACAGGATGTTCTGCATACCTTCAAAAAAGGACACCGACTCATGGTGCAGGTCCAAAGTTCGTGCTTCCCCCTCGCCGACCGGAATCCACAAACATTCGTACCCGTTTTCTCAGCCAAAGAATCTGATTATCAGAAAGCCACGCACCGAGTGTATCATGGCAAATCAGGCGCAAGCTTCCTGAAAGTTGGCGTTTTAACGAATCCATAA
- a CDS encoding purine nucleoside permease produces the protein MRRKLLLPILLIVSLSTYAQPTAPIPVKVVVVTMFEIGADTGDRPGEFQYWVERLPLSQTIPFPQGYRNLRYNPDKQILGICTGMGTARSAASIMALGMDPRFDLSHAYWMVAGIAGIDPEDGSAGSAVWAEWLVDGDLAHEIDPRETPKEWPTGYLPLRRTKPYEEPAQDNDFTVSIHLNPELAKWAFGLTKDTKLTDNETLQKMRSRYKGFPEAQKPPRVMMGDHIAAMTFWHGKYLNDWANKWVSYWTGGKGNFVTSAMEDTGTGQSLQWLTNAGKADINRYMVLRTASNYTMQPAGVTAAENLTNGGKEVGERYTAYVPALEAAYQTGVVVIDKLIGNWAVYKDKTPGN, from the coding sequence GTGCGCAGGAAACTATTACTACCGATCTTATTAATTGTCAGTTTATCTACCTATGCCCAGCCAACGGCGCCCATTCCGGTTAAGGTAGTGGTCGTGACAATGTTCGAAATTGGGGCCGATACCGGCGATCGACCCGGCGAATTTCAGTACTGGGTCGAACGACTTCCACTTTCGCAAACCATCCCGTTTCCGCAGGGTTATCGTAACCTTCGGTATAATCCAGACAAACAGATTCTGGGCATTTGTACCGGTATGGGAACGGCTCGGTCTGCGGCCTCTATTATGGCGCTGGGTATGGACCCTCGCTTTGATCTATCTCATGCCTACTGGATGGTGGCGGGCATTGCCGGAATTGATCCCGAAGATGGTAGCGCAGGCTCAGCCGTCTGGGCCGAATGGTTAGTAGATGGTGACCTTGCCCATGAGATCGATCCGCGCGAAACTCCCAAAGAATGGCCAACGGGCTACCTGCCGTTACGCCGGACTAAACCCTATGAAGAACCCGCTCAGGATAACGATTTCACTGTTTCGATCCACCTGAATCCTGAATTGGCTAAGTGGGCATTTGGGCTAACGAAAGACACGAAGCTAACGGATAATGAAACCCTTCAGAAAATGCGATCCCGCTATAAGGGTTTCCCCGAAGCCCAAAAACCACCACGTGTTATGATGGGCGACCATATTGCTGCCATGACTTTCTGGCACGGTAAATACCTGAATGACTGGGCCAACAAATGGGTCAGTTACTGGACAGGAGGCAAAGGAAATTTTGTAACGTCGGCTATGGAGGATACCGGAACCGGGCAGTCTCTACAGTGGCTGACAAATGCGGGAAAAGCGGATATCAATCGGTATATGGTTTTGCGAACGGCAAGTAATTACACCATGCAACCCGCTGGCGTAACAGCCGCCGAAAATCTAACCAATGGCGGCAAAGAAGTTGGGGAACGTTACACGGCTTACGTGCCAGCACTGGAAGCCGCTTACCAAACGGGCGTTGTGGTCATCGATAAACTGATTGGGAACTGGGCTGTTTATAAAGACAAGACGCCGGGTAACTAA
- the bla gene encoding subclass B1 metallo-beta-lactamase, translated as MNKHEQMLAPELAQLMRILLLLSLFVLFQHLTLAQSVQKPKLTVTPLNDQVYVHTTYGLYRGTPVGSNGLIVKTKDGVVLIDTGWDTDTNTDNTRDIVQWVADNLHQPIRLCIVTHAHEDRVGGIHELRKAGIRVVSTPLTAQKSVKLGYESPDGILPNDTTFTIGQEPIRCYFAGEGHTSDNIVVWLPNQKILHGGCLVKSVAAFGMGNLADANLNAWAGTIQNVMKQFGDARIVVPGHEEWGDKKSLEHTLTLLKKHAAAKK; from the coding sequence ATGAACAAGCACGAGCAAATGCTCGCGCCAGAATTAGCTCAACTCATGCGTATTTTACTTTTGCTTTCATTATTCGTTCTTTTCCAACATCTTACCCTGGCTCAATCTGTACAAAAGCCCAAATTGACCGTTACACCCCTGAATGATCAGGTGTATGTGCATACCACCTATGGTCTATATCGTGGCACGCCTGTAGGCTCTAATGGACTGATCGTAAAGACGAAAGATGGAGTTGTGTTGATTGATACGGGTTGGGATACCGACACCAATACCGATAATACCCGAGATATAGTACAATGGGTTGCCGATAATCTGCACCAACCGATCCGACTTTGCATTGTTACGCATGCGCACGAAGATCGTGTAGGTGGGATTCATGAACTCCGTAAAGCGGGCATCCGGGTCGTAAGCACGCCCTTAACCGCGCAGAAATCGGTGAAACTCGGCTATGAATCGCCCGATGGTATTTTACCGAACGATACTACATTCACGATTGGGCAAGAGCCGATCCGGTGCTACTTTGCGGGCGAAGGACACACCAGCGATAACATTGTGGTCTGGCTACCTAATCAGAAAATTTTGCATGGCGGATGCCTGGTAAAAAGCGTAGCCGCCTTCGGAATGGGGAATCTTGCTGATGCGAACCTAAATGCCTGGGCAGGTACCATTCAGAATGTGATGAAGCAATTTGGCGATGCTCGAATTGTGGTTCCCGGTCATGAGGAATGGGGTGATAAAAAATCACTGGAACACACCTTAACGCTCCTCAAAAAGCACGCAGCCGCTAAAAAATGA
- a CDS encoding AraC family transcriptional regulator, protein MFEKDNDLFASATARKPVSCASVAAEKPTFVYHQELGRFYTDWHQHPWGEFVYAENGFVHLHVAGKKVLLPSWYGAWIPPNTLHEIWSDSPSLHMRAICFPADSSTNGLKSELTVFPVSPLLKEMVRYTERWNEVEPADFREVTFLQAIQDLLPEEMTKSIHVCLPSTSHEKLAQLLDYLKNHLAEKISIETLAHQFGFSVRTLSRLCRQQLGVSFSSYCKLARMMKALELMEQGNDNVSEIASLVGYESLATFSNNFLDICGNRPLYFINKKRVQR, encoded by the coding sequence ATGTTTGAAAAAGACAATGATTTGTTCGCATCGGCCACCGCCCGAAAACCAGTAAGCTGTGCGTCGGTTGCAGCCGAGAAACCCACGTTTGTCTATCATCAGGAGTTAGGACGCTTTTACACCGATTGGCACCAGCATCCGTGGGGGGAGTTTGTCTACGCCGAAAATGGGTTCGTTCATCTGCACGTAGCGGGTAAAAAAGTGTTGTTGCCCAGTTGGTATGGGGCCTGGATTCCTCCCAATACACTGCATGAAATTTGGTCAGACAGTCCATCGCTGCACATGCGGGCGATCTGTTTTCCGGCCGATTCATCAACGAATGGGCTTAAGTCTGAACTTACGGTCTTCCCCGTTTCCCCTTTGCTGAAGGAAATGGTTCGGTACACCGAAAGATGGAATGAAGTGGAACCGGCAGATTTTCGGGAAGTTACGTTTCTACAGGCTATTCAGGACCTGTTGCCAGAGGAAATGACAAAATCCATACATGTCTGCCTTCCTTCGACCAGTCATGAAAAACTCGCTCAATTGCTGGACTACCTGAAAAATCACTTAGCTGAAAAAATTAGTATCGAGACGCTGGCTCACCAGTTCGGATTTTCGGTTCGAACGTTGAGTCGCTTGTGCAGGCAACAACTTGGCGTGTCTTTTTCCAGCTATTGTAAACTGGCTAGAATGATGAAAGCGCTGGAGTTGATGGAACAGGGAAACGATAATGTTTCGGAGATTGCCAGTCTGGTTGGCTACGAGAGCTTAGCCACATTCAGTAATAACTTCCTTGATATCTGCGGAAATCGGCCGCTCTATTTTATTAATAAAAAGCGGGTTCAAAGATAA
- a CDS encoding O-methyltransferase — MNPPTVKSFPAAYKLIEKATQEAGFSMASDPLTCALLSTLAASKPGGNFLELGTGTGLATAWILAGMDNASTLISLDNDPACLAIAQQYLIADSRLNLIEADGGEWLQTAVGQKFDYIFADTWPGKYFFLDETLALLKPGGFYLIDDMLPQPNWPAGHDQKAADLLAHLQTRPDLRISQLDWATGVVVAVKQ; from the coding sequence ATGAATCCTCCAACGGTAAAATCATTCCCGGCAGCTTACAAATTAATTGAAAAAGCAACGCAGGAAGCGGGCTTTTCCATGGCCTCCGATCCGCTCACCTGTGCTTTACTTAGTACGCTGGCAGCTAGTAAACCCGGAGGAAATTTTCTGGAATTAGGAACTGGCACAGGGCTGGCAACCGCCTGGATACTAGCCGGAATGGACAACGCTTCAACCTTGATTTCACTGGACAACGATCCCGCTTGTCTGGCCATTGCCCAACAGTATTTGATCGCCGATAGTAGACTAAACCTTATAGAAGCCGACGGCGGTGAATGGCTTCAAACAGCCGTGGGTCAGAAATTCGACTATATTTTCGCGGACACCTGGCCGGGGAAATACTTCTTCCTGGACGAAACGTTGGCGTTATTAAAACCGGGTGGTTTTTACCTGATTGACGACATGCTACCCCAACCCAACTGGCCAGCCGGGCATGATCAAAAAGCTGCGGATTTGCTGGCACACCTGCAAACCCGCCCCGATCTACGCATCAGTCAGTTAGACTGGGCCACTGGTGTTGTAGTAGCCGTCAAGCAATAA
- a CDS encoding nuclear transport factor 2 family protein, translated as MQTTHPNLTLVHRFFQAYAEQDLLTIHQLLSPTIRWVIPGKHPLSGVKSGPDEVLAYLNQLGKAAFQAQPIVAGVTDDYVIDCHHNWSNLPEGGQFTGMSCLLWKFADGQISEVYNFPQDQHQVDSFFQNLYG; from the coding sequence ATGCAAACAACTCACCCAAATCTCACCCTTGTTCATCGATTTTTCCAGGCCTATGCCGAGCAGGATCTGTTAACAATCCATCAACTTCTTTCGCCAACCATTCGCTGGGTTATTCCCGGAAAGCATCCGTTGAGTGGCGTTAAATCGGGTCCCGATGAAGTACTCGCCTACTTGAATCAATTGGGCAAGGCCGCTTTTCAGGCTCAACCAATTGTAGCGGGCGTTACTGATGACTACGTAATTGATTGTCATCATAATTGGAGTAATCTTCCCGAAGGTGGCCAGTTTACGGGCATGTCCTGTCTGCTCTGGAAATTTGCGGATGGCCAAATTAGCGAAGTCTACAACTTCCCCCAGGATCAACATCAGGTTGATTCATTTTTCCAGAATCTCTACGGGTAG
- a CDS encoding nucleoside hydrolase produces the protein MPKLILMDHDGAIDDLLSQLLVLTMPDTELIGVTVTPADCYIEPALESTYKLLQLMGKEQVALGRGDYYGINAFPNEWRARPEIINALPMLINLPKSPDPYLYPSAPDLIIDKLSSATQKVTILMTGPCSNLVMALEKAPELKAKIDEIVWMAGAFRTNGNVQTFQHDGSAEWNVFWDPISSQKLVSYELPLTLIPLDVTNHVPVTKKFLSTLATQIDYKLSNLTGQLWALTLDTIPSYHYTYFMWDLLATSYLAMSEQFTTEIVKANVSTRPPNAGQTYLDSNGYELKIATDVNVGYFYEYILKQYKQ, from the coding sequence ATGCCCAAACTTATCTTAATGGATCACGACGGCGCAATTGATGATTTATTGTCGCAATTGCTCGTACTCACCATGCCCGATACCGAACTGATCGGGGTGACGGTAACCCCCGCCGATTGTTATATCGAACCCGCCCTCGAATCGACATACAAGCTGCTCCAGTTGATGGGAAAGGAACAGGTCGCCCTGGGCCGGGGGGATTATTATGGCATCAATGCCTTTCCGAATGAGTGGCGCGCCCGGCCGGAGATCATCAATGCGTTGCCCATGTTGATCAACCTGCCCAAATCGCCCGATCCATATCTGTACCCAAGCGCCCCCGACCTGATCATCGATAAGTTATCCTCAGCCACGCAAAAGGTAACGATTCTGATGACGGGGCCGTGCTCTAATCTGGTGATGGCACTGGAGAAAGCGCCTGAACTAAAAGCGAAAATCGATGAGATTGTCTGGATGGCGGGAGCATTCAGAACGAACGGAAATGTGCAGACCTTCCAGCACGACGGTAGTGCTGAATGGAATGTGTTCTGGGACCCCATCAGTTCGCAAAAACTGGTTTCCTATGAACTTCCACTGACCTTGATTCCGCTGGACGTCACGAACCATGTACCTGTTACGAAGAAGTTTCTGTCTACGCTGGCCACGCAAATTGACTACAAGCTTTCCAATTTAACAGGGCAACTTTGGGCGCTTACACTCGATACAATTCCGAGTTACCACTATACCTATTTCATGTGGGATCTCTTGGCTACGAGTTATTTGGCTATGTCTGAACAATTCACGACCGAAATCGTAAAAGCGAACGTAAGCACTCGCCCACCCAACGCCGGCCAAACCTATCTGGACTCGAACGGCTACGAGTTAAAAATCGCGACCGACGTGAATGTTGGTTATTTCTATGAGTATATCTTAAAGCAGTACAAGCAGTAG